A stretch of Rhizobium glycinendophyticum DNA encodes these proteins:
- a CDS encoding DUF1127 domain-containing protein: protein MRTTHRTLDLDLALPLNARVAHSHGVLVWLRNRVTALRNRLSANSLTDLDDRLLNDVGLSRSDVNKALKETGIADDPSQQLARLARRRAELALRGRRAD, encoded by the coding sequence ATGCGCACGACCCATCGGACCCTCGACCTCGACCTCGCTCTGCCTTTGAACGCGCGCGTTGCGCATTCTCATGGAGTGCTCGTGTGGCTTCGAAACCGGGTGACGGCGCTGCGCAATCGTCTTTCTGCGAACAGCCTCACCGATCTCGACGACCGCCTGCTCAATGATGTTGGCCTCAGCCGCTCCGACGTCAACAAGGCGCTCAAGGAGACCGGCATAGCTGACGATCCTTCGCAGCAACTGGCCCGCCTTGCCCGCCGCCGGGCAGAACTCGCACTGCGCGGCCGCAGGGCAGACTGA